In Hemicordylus capensis ecotype Gifberg chromosome 4, rHemCap1.1.pri, whole genome shotgun sequence, the genomic window GTTTGTATTTCAAGGTTTTTATTTGCACCATGCTACAAAATATTCTGAGTAGATGGCCCCCAAAAAACATGTTAaagagactctgggccagttcaaacaatatGAGCCCAACACAGATGAAGGGGGGTTGGGAGATTTCCTTCTTCCTCATTGAGATTTCCTCCACGGACTTCCTGACACCCTCCTTCATGTCTCTTGATCACAGGTGGGGACTATTCATTTAAACAAGTACTTGTAGTCTGTGTCTAGGCACCATTTGGCTCAATGGTCTCTGTGCTTGATCAAGAAATGTCCCAGAGGACATCAGAAGTCCATGGAGGATGTCCTGACGGGCGCATTTTCAGTGATCTGATTGGGCTAGTAACAGCGGACACAAGTACCTCCTCTTCCGCTGCCACAgggagagcttcttccctgacaggggaggactcCCCCTGAGCCTGCGTATAATGGGGATGACTTGGGGGAAAGGCCTCTCTTGCCATTGCCATGACAActagcagcatcacccctccctctgcctggcacTCTGTTCCTGGTTCTACCTCACACCTAAGGTGGgtattttaaaaagtgggatTGGGCTTGTCAATTTATGCTCTGtatgccacacacagtgctatttatagcactgtagtgcacacggCTAAAAATATTAAATCTCCCCAAGAAGCAGTTCCCTCCTTTTTTTGGAGGTGAGTGAGCAACAACGTGGTAAGTCAAAGGGAAAGTGGATTACTGTGGCTTGTCTCCTAACCCTCTTCTCCTGGCCTACGTACTGTCTAATCCTCCCTTCTGCAAACTAGGCcctgtttaaaaaaatctaaccTGACCAAGGTTGGGGTGCTTATCTTCTGGCGACCAgcatcttctgctggagtctggccaggtgACTCTCTCAGAGGCACTTGGGCCAAGCGGACACTCTGGGGCTCAGCAGGTGGGTGCCAGGTGGGCAGGCACCCACCATCAAAAAAGGAAAAGGCACACAGCAGCAAAAGTGGTGCAGCTTAGGGCTGCAAAATAAAAAGTTAGTCTCAGCACAGCACCctgttattaaagccactgggagctggctacaaaagaaaaaaaacccacacaaggGGGAAAAATCAACAGCAGCACCCAATTAAAGCCGCTGGGGCCActagcacaatttttaaaatggggaaaaaataaaaagcagttggtactgcaaaggagagagagagagaggctctgtttctctccccacacagGCAAGCCCCAGTCCACCAGTCTCACTCTGTGCTGCTATAGTTATCCTTCCTTTTCTGAGAGGCACACTATGAGAGAGCTCTCTGGTCTCCCAgttccttaaatacattttgaaaatccctcctttggctcctcccttcccccagccaatggggacacagttgcccatggtaACATTTGATTTAGATGATAAgccaagcaaggagatcacaagccaattggaagccagtaccagaaagccagtcagcaaggggaaaatagccctccaaaatggcaagaaatgattcgagcttgaaatggggtacttttgttttgagctcgataCAGGCCCTTAATTTTAAGAGCAATTAGTTTCGAGCTCGAATTGTTTTGTACATCTCTAAGAGAAACTCACTTACCCTCCTTGTTCACCACATtcgtcactaagtccagtaatttaagTGTGTTGTTcattggctcctaaatttttggactAGTACCCAGGTCCAAAGAAAAATTGACAAGGCCTGATCTAAGCTCTTATAAAATGATAGAAGGCATTTGGTATCAGCTTAAACCAGTCCAGCTGAGCATTTTGTCTGCTGATAGTAGCCAGCCAGATACCACAGGACAGTTGTCACTCATGTTGTCATGGTTGTTTCTTTGTCCTGTTCTCTTTCAGGTCATCACAGGTATACGATGTCTGGATGTAGGAGCAGTGCTTCTGGCTATTATAGCTAGAGTCATTAACTACCTTCCAACCATATATTGACTTGGAATCAAATTATACATTATTTTGTGCTAATTCCTCTGCATTATTTCATAATACCTTGTGTGGGTCAAAAAAGGGGATTCTTCAGTTATGAACGCAATCTGAGCCAGCACACCCTCTCCTTCCCACTTTCATCTTACCTCCACTCCTAGTGTCTGATGGCATCatcatttgttttaaagcatGACTTTTGGATGGTCTTTGAACAAATAATTACGCTGATGTAACAACAGTGTAACCATTATGTCCACGATGGAGGTCAGGGGAGAGCGAAAGTTTCTGGTCTTCGGTCATCTGAACCCAACCCTTGCGCATTATAGGCCATGCAATTTGTCACTTGCTGGTGGTACCCAGAAACTGCCTCAACCGAGCAGCCAAGTGGCAGACTGCTTCAACGACCCTCTTCTCAGTGCAGCCAATGCTGGCACTGCACCCACCGTCCCTCCCTGATGATTGATGTTGCTGTATTTCTAGTCCGAAACATACCACACTTTGTTGACTAGAAACGTTAGTAGCAAACCATTGGGTAAATGCAGTAAGCACACACAGAGGGGAGATACAGCAAAAGAGGGGAATCAAAAAGGGGGAAAGTAGCAAGCAAGGGGTAACTGCAAGCAGTAAGAGAGGATTAGACAAAGCAAGCAGACAGAAGTTCCCCCTCAGAAGATGTTTGCAAGGTTACTCAATCTGTTTTCATAATTGACTCAGGATGTTTGAATGTGTGCACTGGTGAATTTATTCTATATAAATTTCTAACTATGGTATAATTAATATCTCATATATATTTATGGTTATCTGAAACCTTATTAGTTTAAACACTAAAGGGAAACACACATTCCTGTGTTTAACTCTGTAGAAAACAGGCTTGCTGTAAAAGGTATAAGTTATGCTCAGTTAGCCAAAACAGCATAGATACCATTTTTATGTTTCCAAAAGGCACATTTTCATTCTGCCTCTTTGCCTTGTTTCAAATGACAGACATAGCCTTGATGTAGCAAGAGTCTATATAAGAgatgtaaataaaaatatgaattcTTTTATGAGCCTTGGGATGTGTAGCTTTTCAACTGCAGACTTCAGTTATGAATAACTAGCATCTTTATAAAAGACATAAACACAAACCTGTCTAGAAACTTAAATGAAGAACATGAATCTCAGTTTGCTTTCCATCTTATTAAGGCCCATCCTGCTAGGTAAAGGTATGATGGCATATTTCAGCCAGAACAGCTCACAGCTGTAGATCAGCCAACAAATTAAAGGGTGTGGGAAGAGATCTCTGTTGCTATAGCTGTGATATTATACACTTTTACTAACATGtggttggttattttgtgtttcagaTCACTGCTTGTAGTTGAACACAAAGAAACCGCAGAGACTTCCACATCCTTCAGTGAGAAGAAAGAAACCAGCAGAGCAGGATTAATACAGGCTTGTTTCTGGTGGCCTTTTTGTACAAAGGCTGccttggaggaagaaaaaacGCAAAGAAAGAAACACAGCGATACTTAATGAGCTGTGAAATGAAgcgccaccgctgctgctgctgctgcttctgctagcCCTTCAATTCCAAGATTCATCTGCTATTCATTGTGCTTAATATACATGTTTCTGCACCGTGCATTTAGAAGATATCAGAAAGGAATTCAAAACGGCTGCCGGGGAAAGGCCACCAAACATGCCTACAGAAACACTACAGACAGGTAGCATGGTAAAACCCGTCAGCCCTGCCATAACATTCACCTCAGCTGTTCCCCTCCGaattttaaataaagggcctgactATTTTCGCAGGCAGGCAgagcctaatccaaaaagactgAGTGCTGTGGAAAGACTGGAAGCTGACAAGGCCAAATACGTTAAGAGTCAAGAGGTCATCAATGCCAAGCAAGAGCCTGTCAAGCCAGCAGTGCTTCCCAAGCCACCGGTGTGCCCTGCCGCTAAGCGagccttgggcagccctaccttaAAAGTGTTTAATAATAATGCAAAGACTGAGAGTGGTGTCCAGAGAGAGAACCTAAAGCTAGAGATTTTGAAAAACATCATCAACAGCTCAGAAGGTTCCAGTTCAGGTTCAGGTCACAAATACAGTTCGCGAAACTGGCCTCCCCACAAATCTGATTCAGGAGACCTCAACCGGCATTCGTTTGCAGAATCCTTAAAGGTTTACCCTACCCAAGGCCGTAGCAGTCCTCAAGAAAGCAACTCCAGTGTCAGTAGGCGGCTACTGGAACAGTCGCCAGAGTCCTTCTTGCACGTTTCCCATAGCTCATCAGACATTAGAAAAGTATCGAGTGGTAAACCCTTAAAAGCAATACCATGCAGTAGTTCAGCTCCACCCTTGCCTCCCAAACCTAAAATTGCTGCCATTACCAGTTTGAAATCACCAGAAATGGACACTGTAGAAACCAGCTGTGGAGTCAATAGAAGACCTTCCCTACAGCGTTCAAAGTCGGACTTAAGTGACAGATACTTTCGTGTTGATGCAGACGTTGAAAGATTCTTTAACTACTGTGGACTGGATCCTGAAGAGCTTGAAAATCTTGGGATGGAAAATTTTGCAAGGGCTAACTCAGATATTATCTCTCTCAACTTTCGCAGTGCAAGTATGATCAGTTCAGACTGTGAACAGTCTCAGGATAGCAACAGTGACCTTAGAAACGATGACAGTGCCAATGACCGCGTGCCATATGGTATTTCTGCAATTGAAAGAAATGCCCGAATTATCAAGTGGTTATATAGCATCAAGCAAGCTAGAGAGTCACAGAAAGTGTCCCATGTGTGAGCAAAACCACATATGGACAAACAAGGACTGTATCTTTGTGAATATTCAGTTGTGAAGGGTTGTGAAGTCTACTTGAAGTCTTAATACACTTCTAAGATCTCTTTTTGTGTTGCTTGTTGTGCAATGTTTTCAAGTTGCATGCCTGTCAACATGTGAACTGACCTGGCTTCCACTTGAACAATAACTAGCTACAGAGCCTGGCTAAGCATACACACATTATCTGCCAAAAGTTTAAGACCAGAATCTAAATAGGGCTTTGTTTATAAATGAATTGTTTACATTAAATGGTTATATGGCTTCTTCTTAATATTTCTGTAGTcccttgtggtttttttaaaacaatttcacatctTTTGTGTCTTCAACATAGGTATTGTTAACAAACACAGGTAACTTTTCAACTTAAACTAAAATCTATTTTGGAGGCAAAAAAGGAGGGAAAACTGCCAAAATAAGGTTGTTCTAAAACCTTGCCTAGAACAGCATAGCTGCTAGAAAACCTGTGGAAAGTGTTTCAAAAGGACAGTCGATAAACAACAATGTACaattcagttgttgttgttttaaattaagaAAATGGTCCAGGATTGTTGATCTTAATTGCCTAACTCAATCCCCACCCATCTGCCCCTGCACACAAACAGCAAAAATAGTTTGAGCCTATGCTAATCACATGAACTACTCTTGCAGGTGATTGGTGTCCCAAAGAACTTGAATGATTTTGGTTGCACCAATCAAGGGCTATTTAAAAAGAGGCCAAGAAAGTGGCAAAGGAAAAGAAGGGTAGAATTTTGAAGGACGGTTTCTTGGCTTAAACTTTTGATAGGAATGGTTAGATCCTGTTTGCTGATCTTGAATGCCTTTAACTAGACAAAGCACATCATGATTACAAGCTCCTGCTGCTGACTACCTTTTCGTAGACCTATTTGAGCAGTTCattaacaggaaaaaaaaatggAAGTACACAGCCATATCAGTATGAGCCTCTTATCCAGAAGTTAACACACTCAATATAGCTGAACTATATCTGAGAAATTGTGATTATGTTGTCTTAAATATGTTATATCTTAAGGCTGTGGAAGTTTGTTACAGCTCTAGGAAACTGTAGAAACATGACAGTATGTagctttattttctttcttttttgccctcctctcttctcttcctgccctTCCTTACCATGTTTAGTGCTGCACGTCAATCTGTTACACATTTTTTGACAATCTTGTGTCTTCCCAATGGTTTAACTGTCATGTCAAAGTGACAGTTGTGGTGCGTAGCAGAAAAGTTGAAAGTGCAGTGGTCTgcttcattattattatattcatgCTTTGAAGTACTTTGCAGCACTATCTTATGTCATCAGCTAATAGGAAACTTTTTATTGTGTAAATGCTGTAAGACTTTGTACATATTTCAGTTCTTAcgagatctttaaaaaagagtGTTATGCTAATAAATAGCTCTTGGTGCAGCTACTGGTCATGTGCTCctgttgtattttttaaaaaatatattgaagTAGGTACATGAAGGAGATGAAATATGACAACTgtggaatataggaaactgccttatacagagtcagactattggtccatctagctcagtattgtctacacagactggcagcagcttctccaaggttgcaagcaggagtctctcccagtcctgtattggtgatgccagggagggaacttggagccttctgcaggcaagcatgcaggtactcttcccggagcggtcccatcccctaaggggaatatcttaaaatgctcacatgtagtctccattcaaatgcaaaccagggtgggccctgcttagcaaaggggacaattcatgctcgctactacaGTACCTCCTAAAGGTGACTCTttacctgctaacttggtaaagagacaccttttgacatggtgattctcttgatttagcagggggagagtaactggccctatccacccccagcacagtacctgttgctggtgtctatctcacatttctttttagattgtgagccctttggggacagggagccatgttatttatttattatttctctgtgtaaaccgccctgagccattattggaagggtggtatagaaaataaattaaattaaatcatcatcatcatcatcacaaccatcaatcatgctctgcacccccacagtgatggtggaagaggaatgctcacagctcaggtggaagaggaatgctgcaagtccatcaaacagcagaggaggagaaaagaggccttgaagaatatataagggacagtgaagaagatgcacttcaaatggtcaataacgagaaactattcaacaccaatgaaacaaagcagacctacaagaaagaacaagtcaataaccgagcagaaaaatggagaaataagccactgcatggtcaatatttgcacaaaataagtggaaaatcagacatcaccaagacctggcaatggcttcagaatggcaacttgaagaaagaaacagagggtttaatactggctgcacaagaacaggcactaagaacaaatgcaataagagcaaaagtcgaaaaatcaaccacaaacagcaagtgccgcctttgtaaagaagcagatgaaacagtggaccacctaatcagctgttgtcaaaagatcgcacagactgactacaaagaaaggcatgacaagatagcagggatgatacactggaacatctgcaaaaaatacaagctacctgtagccaaacattggtgggaccataaaattgaaatagttgaggaaaatgaagatataaaaatattatgggacttccgactacaaacagacaaacatctgccacacaatacaccagatataactgtagtcgagaagaaagaaaaaccagttaaaaatcatcaacatagcaataccaggggatagcagaatagaagaaaaagaaatagaaaaaatcaccaaatacgaagatctacaaactgaaattgaaagactgtggcagaagaagaccaaaataatcccagttgtaattggcgccctaggtgcaattccaaaagtccttgaagagcacctcaacaccataggggccacagaaatcaccatcagccaattacaaaaagcaactttactgagaacaggctatattctgtgatgatatctataataataacagcaacaacattgataataaaattcatccatcccagctccttgggaaggactcgatgtctggataaaacaaaccagtcaataacaaaccagtcaattaaaCCAGTCAATGATAAcagttgattatttatttatttatttattcaatttttatactgcccttccaaaattggctaggggcagtttgcaataaaacaaagacagttaaaatcaatcaacaattaaaaattacaaaatagtataaaacaacagttttaaaatcctgaaaaacaggtacaattaaaaccctttacaacaatttaaaaacccaggaaggccaggccaaacagataggtcttaagggctctcctaaaagccaataaagagttcaaattacagatttctgcagggtgtgcattccacagtccaggagtgactgcggagaaggcctgcctctgagtcaccactagatgtaccggtggtaactggagatggacctcctcagatgaccttaacgtgcagtggggatcatgcagaaggtgctccctaaggtaacctgggcctaagcctttcagggctttaaaattaataaccagcactttgtattttgcccggaaacatattggcagccagtgcaaccgtttcaaaacaggcataatatggtctctctgagttgccccggagacctttctggctgctgcattttgaactaactgaagtttccgaactacatacaaaggcagcccctcgtagagcacattgcagtagtcaagcctggaggttaccagctggtgcaccgtTTTGGTGCAGAAATTCCATCTCTCATCCCATAGTCAAGCTCTCCTCTGACAGAGAACATGCtttagtttatttaaaatattaaaataaatattttatttaatatataaaatattaattttttattttaatattttaaaataaaatatttttatttataaatatttttataaggGACCTGCCCCTTAGGACAAGTCTTTCATGTTTAAACTTAACTTGGCTAAAAGGTTAAAGAAAATGCTTCtttctggtgtagtggttagagtgctggactaggaccagggagacccgagttcaaatccccattcagccatggcactagctgggtgattttgggccggtcacttctctctcagcctaacctaccttcacagggttgttgtgaggagaaacctaagtatgtagtacacctctctgggttggaggaagaatgggatataaatatagatagatagatagatagatagatagatagatagatagatagatagatagataggcagagagagagtgtgtgtgtgtacacacacacacacacacacacacacacacacacacacacacatatatatatatatatcatgtaCACCTTTCCTTCAGATAAAGTGGAAACACTTTTTCCCCTTATAAATTGAAAGCAATCTTTTTATCATACATTGGTTACTGTTTGGTGgcatttcaaaataaaattaCTCCAGGAACTGGATCGCGGCCAGTTGGCCCTCTCAGTGACATAAAGAGAACCATTCTGTATAGAGTTGGATTTACCAAGTCTTTTCCTATTCATAGAAGAAAGCACGATAGCTCCTGTTTGTATGGCATCACAAAAGTTGTTTATTGGATACACTTACTAAGTAACTGAAGTTTTGGTAAGTTGCTAGGTTGGCCCCCTTCCCTACTCAGCTAAGTTCAAAACCCTAATAATATCCTTTAGTCCACTGTGGAAACGGCACAATCCAACAactgaattaaaaacaacagcactGAATTATGTTACagaatcaaatcaatctttattacggtcatggaccagcataaaatataagGCTGATTACGTATTAAAAGAGAAAGTAACAAAGTATCCAAGATGGTACAATACCTAAAATCAAAGCAGCAGTTGCTATTTAAACCTGTCTGTTACATTTTAAGAGCCTGGATATATAATGATTTCTATACAATTACTAATATTTGCTAGTAACAGAGTGTTTTAGATAATTTCCTAAAAAATCATAAAAGGCATAATTAAAAGGAATTATAAAAGGAAAATAACAAGTATATTATAAAATGATAGCCATATAAGTATAAAATGAAGACCTAAAAATATATATGGAAACATAGATTTAAAACTGGATAAAAACCAGGTGATGGTCATACCAAATGGATACATAAAATGTACATGGGGTTAGATTAAAACGCAGGTGCATCATATTAAATCATTCAGGGGAACTGTAGATCTGCAAAGCAAAGGCCCAAGAGTTGTGGAGCTAATGGATGTAGGGCTGTCATGAAGAGCTCTGAGGCACCATGTGAGACTATACTCTAGTTCATAAAGCTGGGCACTAGGATTCTGTTACGATGTTTTGCACTAAGCTGCCAAATGTTTGGGGGCAAGGGTGGGTGAGAGAAATTACCTGTCTGAACTAAgcctggggttttttgtttttttttttaactttacccAGTTCTTATATCCCCATTATTTTTTTTATATTTTGATTTTCCTATGACCTGGGGATGTGTAGCAGTGATAGAGGAGCACTGTTCCGCCCAACCACTATCCAGATAGCAGAAAGGAGCAAGCAGCAGCCAGGTCCAGaagctggtgggtgggtgtgtaagtATGTAAGCATGTGAGTCATGTTCTTATTGTCATATCTGTGTACAAGATAAAACTGAGAAAGTGGTagtggggccataactcagtggtagagcatctgctttgcttgcagaaagtcCACGGTTCAGCATTCCCAGATaggcctgaaaccctgaagagctgctgctaccGGTAGTAAGTGTAGACAGCACTTTtttggaccagtagtctgacttgtTACAAAGCCAAATTCCCATGTTCCTACAGTACAGGCTCATTCTCTTATATAACGTATGTTCACCTTAACCCATGTTTGAGGCTTAGGTCACATTTGTGAGCTATTTCCTGCTTTCTGATTGTGACACAGTTCTAGCCTGGATTGAATTGCGTCCTGATATGTGGATAGATTTGATTTATGGGAAGAAACTTGCAATACTCAAGCAAAATGAAAGGCACACAGGACTTTCTGTGAACATTGCCTCCAGCCAAACCCCAGGACCTGCTCAAGTATCAGATTTGTTTTCTCTCTAGAATTGGCAAATGTGGTGCCTTTTGTTTTTTGCTTATTGACAGTGCAAATTGGAACTGTTACATGAGTAGTCCTATTATCTAAAATGTATCGTTTGTCTGAAAGCAAGCCCTTTTAAAATTTAACTTACAGTGTTGTGTGTCATCCTGAACTCTCTTTCAAACTTCTCAAACAACAAACCATTGACTTCCTGCATATGCTCTAAAGAGAGAATCATGAGGCAGTGGAAATGCAGCTGTTCTACCACCTCATCTATCGCAATTACAAGAAATGGGAAGATGTAAAAGCTGGAGAGAGAAATTATTGTGAAAAGATTGGGATGTAAGTTATGAATTTCAGTTTTTGTGCTAGAGAATGCTGAGTGTGTTGCAAAGGAAATGTGCCATCTGATGATCAAGGGCTTTTGAAGGGCAAGCACAGAAGGAATAATGGAGTTGGCAGGAAGTCAACAATCAAAACACACATTTAGAAAGCGCAGCCAATCAGCACTGCTGACTTTTCCCTTTTTTGCTGCAGCTTCATCCGTCCATGGAGACTGCACATATTTGATTCAAGTCTCTGTTCATTCAGTGAGAAACAAAGTGCTTAATGGAgctgtgggagaggggagttGAATAAACTCTATGCAGAAGTCTATCACCTGGAAAGTTCCAAGtagcagcagctggagcagactCTCCCAGCGTTACATATGAGCTGACTCTTGGGTGTATTGCTATAACTCTGGACTTCAATCAATAGAGCATCCTTTTTGAAAACATCCACAAGCAGCATAAACATTAATATAAAAGGGATTAGAAGTCTTGCAGTGTAGTCCTGTGTTTACGTGGAAGTAAATCCTGTTGAACGCAGTGGCGCTTATTTCCAGATACCTGAGCTTACGATTTCAGCCTAAAGGACAAAGTTGACATCTTGTTAGATTCATCTTTGTATAGTTTGGGGGTTTATTGCAAGCAAAAGCAGGAGACATGCAAGGCTGCTGGATCTGGACCACTGTGTGGAAGTAGGGAGTATTTTGCTGCCTTCCTGCTGAAAAAGTGTCCCTTGTTGCCATGCTAACAAATGGCATTTTCAGAGACTCATTGCAGCTGATGACTCCATTTTGGACCTGAAAGTCGTTAATTCCTACATGCAGTACAAACACTTCAGAATGCTCACTATTACAGAAATTATGGCAGTCCTATCGAGAGGGATGTGGTTTGTATCCATAGACCTGGAGGATGCCCACTATCATATTTCCATCCGTCCTCAACACAGGCGATATCTGTGTTTCAGGTCAGCAAAAACGCATTCCAGGAAAGAGAATGTCTGTGGGGAAATAGCACAGAAATAAAGGGTTAAACACCCTGTACAGGAGACTGAGTCCCAATCCAACTTGAGTCCTGCACagcttctatttttattttaaattaaacctCACACTAGACTATGAGGCATTAATATTGTTTGATTTGGCCATAAGGCTACAATAGTTAAGTTAATGAGGACTACGCCTGAGGATTGCAGGTCAAAACATTCATACAATCCTatattgtaatttatttatttattaaacatcaGTTTAAGTggagaccctgctgagcaaagaggcacctttctaaagtggtgattcttttatatttagcaaggggaaagcaattGGCCCTAACCAACCCCACCATAGCATCACTCCAGGGGTGATTGCTGATGTCTGTTTCTTTGTGAATTgtcaaccctttggggacagggaataatgtttgtttatctattgaaaactttggttgaaaaacagtacGTAAACATTTTGGTGGTGGTAAGGTACTTTCACTCCTGGTCTAAAAATCTGGAAATTGCAAGTTGAAGTGTTCACCTTAATTTCCCCACCATGCAAGCAATAAAGACTTGGTGCAATCTGTTATTATGCTGGTTTTACAAATTACGCTCTGTGCCTTAGCCTTTCAGCTcgacattgggctggggaaggatgtgtccagacagaaattcaacaggtgcagcttcccacTTCACATGCTGGAGAGGTGCcctggtgaatttctgcctggtgtgTCTCTACATGGTATAGTGCTTCCCAAAATGTTACCTACAACAGTAAATGTCAAACAGAAATGCAGCAGGTGCACTTAttaattcctccccaccccttccattCAGACTAAGACAATGAAATAACTTTCTTGGCCTTCAGTCTGAATGGAGGAGAGAAGATCACCAAGATGCAGCTCTTCATGGCTTTGTGCCCTATGTTTCTCAGTGGTTCAGAACAAGACAATAGAACACAGaagccgcattcgcacataacattaAACCCGAGGTTGACAAACACATGGTTAATATTtgaaactgtgaatcacatcgcatacgttcatccaaccacagttAGGCAGCCTCCGTTTTCAGGgctggttgcccccccccccccgcctactcAGTTGCCAAGGCCATATCCTCAGCAGCCATGCACCACTTGTGTTGCCAGATGGAGGGCAAAGCGTCAGCACGTTCTGAGGCggctgccattggccacgatccCAGAGGGATTGCACTCAGCTTGTTTATGCTCAGCTCGTCAGTCATGCTCGGCTCGTTCCAGCTTTGTCAGCCGACTTCATTGGACCAATGacagtttaaccccttcctcactttGCTCCCAGCTATTTCCTTGCAATAAATCTGCAGCAGACATTGAATCGCATGCTAATTCTTTAATAGGCAGGAATGCCGTGCAGCACATCCACATGGGGGCGGGGTGGACTTTATTCTTTAAACTCCTAGGCATTTGACTGGATGGGGGACCCAGGAAGTCTGCTTGCCATTTTCT contains:
- the FAM110B gene encoding protein FAM110B, coding for MPTETLQTGSMVKPVSPAITFTSAVPLRILNKGPDYFRRQAEPNPKRLSAVERLEADKAKYVKSQEVINAKQEPVKPAVLPKPPVCPAAKRALGSPTLKVFNNNAKTESGVQRENLKLEILKNIINSSEGSSSGSGHKYSSRNWPPHKSDSGDLNRHSFAESLKVYPTQGRSSPQESNSSVSRRLLEQSPESFLHVSHSSSDIRKVSSGKPLKAIPCSSSAPPLPPKPKIAAITSLKSPEMDTVETSCGVNRRPSLQRSKSDLSDRYFRVDADVERFFNYCGLDPEELENLGMENFARANSDIISLNFRSASMISSDCEQSQDSNSDLRNDDSANDRVPYGISAIERNARIIKWLYSIKQARESQKVSHV